The DNA region GCGCGCCAGAGTGTAATGTTTCGGCTCGCGCGCGGCCAGCAGTTCATCGCCGCCGGCATTGCAAATCTCCAGTCCCTCGATCAAACCCTGCTGCAAAGCCGTTTTTATCTGACGCGTGTGGCGGCCATACTGGCGCGACCAAAAACTCAAAGCCCCGATATAGGCGCCGGCCTGATGGATCAACGCGCTCAATTTCAGCCGCTCATCCAGATCAAACTCGTAGATCGGATTGGTGAAAATCCCGACCATTAGCTGCTCAATAACAGTTTGAATTTCCGCCTCATCTTCCGTAATGGCCAGCACGGCAAAGACCGTGCCCAGCAATAAATATTCGGCTACGTTTAGGGCGTATTTGCGATACGGTTCGATCGCGTGAAAACTGATCGTGATCAGTTCCAGTAGCAGCTGCGTTATATCCTCGCCTTTGTCATTGTGAAATTTGATCAGCGCCGTGGCGATGAGATTGCCGATATTTTTGTCTATGGCCTGATTTTCCTGCAAAGCTTCCCGGTAATGCCGTAAAAACAATTTGCCTTCTGGACTCAAGGTTTCCGGATTGATCTTGCTGACATTGGCGTAAATCCCGCCGACTAAATTGTCCACCATGCCTAAAATTATAACAGGAAATTTCCGGATTATGTTAAACTTGCCCGATGTCCATTTTTTTCCTCTGCCTTACCCTGCTGGGCGCTTATTTAGTCGCTTTGCCGTTTTGGCTCGCCAATTTCACGGCAGCCGGCCTGCTTGGCCTGCTCTTCGCTTACACCAAAGAAAAAACCTGGGGCTGGGTGCGGAGAATTACCGGCTATGAATTGCCGTTCGGTCTGCTGCTATTCGCGGCCTGGTGGTCAGTGTGCGACGCCTATCTGCCGTGGCAGGCGCTCGGTGACGCGCTATCGCTGACAGTCTTGATCGGAGCCTTTTATTTTTTAGCCGCCGCCGTGCGTTCCTCCCGGGATTTCAATTATTTATTGCGCGTGGCGTTCGCTGGCTATATTCTGGTACTGGTCTGCGGCTTTTTACAATACGGCCTGACCAACTGGGGCTGGCCGGCTATCCCCGGCTCCGCTTTCTTACTGGCAGGCCGAGGGCTGAACCGGATCAGCTCGATTTTTATTCAGCGTTCCGGCACTAATGTTTTCGCCGCTTTTCTGAGCCTGGCCGCGCCGGCTTATCTGGCCTGGTTCTGGCAAAATATTGCCGCGCGGCGAAATAAAAAACAAACTTCTGATATTCTAAAACAAATTTTTTACACCTGCGTCCTAGCTCTAACAATTTTTAATATAATTTTTTCGTTCAGCCGCGCTTTGCTGGTGGCTCTAGCCGTTGTTTTTAGCGTGTCGCTCGCCCGCACAAAATACTGGAAACAAATCTTTGCCGCTGGAATAATTCTGGCTGTTCTGGCCGTCTTATTTGTCGCGCCGCTGCAAAAAACCATACGCTCGCTCTTTGATCTCAATGACGCCTCGAACCGCGACCACTATATGCTGGCGGAAATTTCTCTGCGCCAAATCGCGCAGCGCCCGCTTAACGGCTGGGGCGGCGGGCATCTCAACGCCAAACTGAAACAGGAAAACGGCCGCTGGATAGATCTGCGCGGCAAATACAAAACACCGGAAGAACTCCGCCGCAATTATGAAAATATGCAGGTGATGCAGAGAGAAGCGCTGGCCGACGGCGTGATCTATGTCTTTTCACCGCATAATATGTACCTCGGCTATTTTGTGGAATACGGTTTTTTAAGTTTTCTAGGCAGCGTTTTGCTTATCGCGCTTACCTGGCGGCGTCTGCGCCGGCTCTCCGGCGGTCTGGCGTATAGTCTGGCTCTGGGTATTTTAGGTTTTGCGGTTTACGGTCTATTTCAGGATTCGGTGCGCGCGCCGATCATGGCTTATCTGCTCTGGTTTTATCTCCTGCTGGTCTTGAAGCTGGAAGAGTCTTTGCGCGGTTTTAATTTTCGGCAATATCGCAAAGTTCTAGTTTTAGCCTATCACCGCATTTTGCAACCGACAGCCAAAAACACTCTGGCTGTTTCAGCCAAAAATTTTGCCCGGCAGATCGACTATCTGCGCCGCCGCAAATATTTATTTATGAATGTGGAAGATTTTTATCAAGAATATATCGCGCAGGCTGCGCCGCTTTTAAATAAAATTTGTTTAATAACTTTTGATGACGGCTACCGTGACAATATTCGCCGCGCCCTGCCTCTCCTAAAAGAACGCCGGATTTCCGCCACAATTTTTGTCACCGTGCAGAAAATCGGCAGCGCCGCACCTTATTACTGGGATTTCAAGAACAGCACAAATTTTAGCAAAGACGATCTGCCGCTGGACTGGCCGGAGTTAAAACGCCTGCGAAAATCCGGCTGGGCGGTCGGCTCGCATACTTTAAATCATTATGAATTAAACCAGCTGGCGGACAAAGAGCTGGCCTGGGAATTGCGACAATCCAAAAAAATCCTGGAGAAAAATTTGTCCGCGCCAGTCAATACGGTCTGCTATCCGCGCGGCGCGACGGACAAGCGGACGCTGAAAGCGGCCTGGACAGCCGGATACAGGTTGGGTTTCGTGACTAATTCGCGTGCGGATGATCTGCTGGCTTTTCCTAGAGTCGGCATTTACGCGCATGACACTTTTGGGCGGTTTTGGCTGAAGCTGTTGTGCCGCAAAATTCATTTATGAAGCGAAAAAAAATATTCCTGTATATTTATTCCCTGCACACCGGCGGCGGCGCGGAAAATGTTTTGTACAAGCTGGCGGTTTTTTTGCGCCAACAAGGCTGGCTGGTTTATGCCTGCGGCATGCTTGACGAAGAGCCGTCTTTTGAAACTCTAATGACCGCGCGCGGCATAAAAGTTATCCGTCTGCGCGGCGACCACAATCCCTTGAAAACTATTCCGCGTCTGGTCAGGGTTTTAAAAAAAGTAAAACCGGATATTCTGCTCAACTGGCTGTACCCCTGTATTATTACCGGCGGTCTGGCCGGCCGTCTGGCCGGCGTGCCGCGGATTATCGCTAATCTGCGCGGGCCGGATCTGAAAAAAAGGAAAACCCGAGTTTTCCTTGACGGCATCACCGCACGCTGTTGCTACGACGGACATATCGCTGTATCACAAAACGTCAAAGACATATTTGTCCGCCGCGAAAAATATCCGGCGGCCAAAGTGACCGTGATAAATAATGGCCTGGACTCAGCAGCTGAAAAATACTTAAAGCAAATTGACCGCGCCGCCGCGCGGCGTGCCTTGCAGCTGACAGCCCAAAATATTGTCATCGGCGCACTGGGACGTTTGTATCCTGAAAAAAATCAAAAATTTTTGCTGGAAACTCTGGCGCTGCTGCTGCCCAGGCTGCCGCAGGCCAGACTACTTTTAGTCGGCGATGGACCGTCCCGCCCGGAATTGGAACAGCTGGCCGCGCGATTGAATATATCTGACAAAATTATTTTCGCCGGCTGGCAGAGTGACGTGTATCGTTATCTCAAGGTCATGGATATTTATGTTTTGCCTTCTTTATATGAAGGACATTCCGGCTCAATACTACAGGCCTGGGCCTGTCGTCTACCGGTAGCCGGCGCGAAGACGACCGGCATCCGCGATCTGGTCGTGGACGGCAAAAACGGCTTGCTTTTTTCGCTGCAAAATCCTTCCGAACTGGCGAACATTATATTTAATCTGACCGCCTATCCGCGTTTAGCCCAAGAGCTGGGCAAAAACGGCTGGCAAACAGCCACCACAAAATATACAGAAAAGAAAATGTTCACGGAATATTTTAATTATTTAAAAAACTTTCCAGGCCGAAATCCCCCGCCGCCGCGCTGAAATTCAGCGTTTGGTTTTTTTTGTCCCGGTGATAAAAAAACACCAGTGGATGTTCAGCGCGCGGTTTTATTTTAGTCAAAAAATATTTTCGCAAATTTTCATCCGCGGTATAGCCGAGCAGAACAACAGCGCCCAGCGACCGCACGGTATCCAGCGCATCCTGCCAGAGTGTGGAATTTTGATC from Candidatus Margulisiibacteriota bacterium includes:
- a CDS encoding polysaccharide deacetylase family protein, encoding MSIFFLCLTLLGAYLVALPFWLANFTAAGLLGLLFAYTKEKTWGWVRRITGYELPFGLLLFAAWWSVCDAYLPWQALGDALSLTVLIGAFYFLAAAVRSSRDFNYLLRVAFAGYILVLVCGFLQYGLTNWGWPAIPGSAFLLAGRGLNRISSIFIQRSGTNVFAAFLSLAAPAYLAWFWQNIAARRNKKQTSDILKQIFYTCVLALTIFNIIFSFSRALLVALAVVFSVSLARTKYWKQIFAAGIILAVLAVLFVAPLQKTIRSLFDLNDASNRDHYMLAEISLRQIAQRPLNGWGGGHLNAKLKQENGRWIDLRGKYKTPEELRRNYENMQVMQREALADGVIYVFSPHNMYLGYFVEYGFLSFLGSVLLIALTWRRLRRLSGGLAYSLALGILGFAVYGLFQDSVRAPIMAYLLWFYLLLVLKLEESLRGFNFRQYRKVLVLAYHRILQPTAKNTLAVSAKNFARQIDYLRRRKYLFMNVEDFYQEYIAQAAPLLNKICLITFDDGYRDNIRRALPLLKERRISATIFVTVQKIGSAAPYYWDFKNSTNFSKDDLPLDWPELKRLRKSGWAVGSHTLNHYELNQLADKELAWELRQSKKILEKNLSAPVNTVCYPRGATDKRTLKAAWTAGYRLGFVTNSRADDLLAFPRVGIYAHDTFGRFWLKLLCRKIHL
- a CDS encoding glycosyltransferase, which gives rise to MKRKKIFLYIYSLHTGGGAENVLYKLAVFLRQQGWLVYACGMLDEEPSFETLMTARGIKVIRLRGDHNPLKTIPRLVRVLKKVKPDILLNWLYPCIITGGLAGRLAGVPRIIANLRGPDLKKRKTRVFLDGITARCCYDGHIAVSQNVKDIFVRREKYPAAKVTVINNGLDSAAEKYLKQIDRAAARRALQLTAQNIVIGALGRLYPEKNQKFLLETLALLLPRLPQARLLLVGDGPSRPELEQLAARLNISDKIIFAGWQSDVYRYLKVMDIYVLPSLYEGHSGSILQAWACRLPVAGAKTTGIRDLVVDGKNGLLFSLQNPSELANIIFNLTAYPRLAQELGKNGWQTATTKYTEKKMFTEYFNYLKNFPGRNPPPPR